CATCGCAGTACTCGGCTGTGGTGTCGATATCTGTTATCCAGCTTCCAATCGTGCATTGAAAGAGGAAATCTTAAAAACAGGGTTGATTCTATCAGAGTATGAGCCGGGGGTTCCGCCGCTGCCTTTTCGGTTTCCGCTTCGAAATCGCATCATCAGCGGACTTTGTATCGGAACCGTTGTTGTTGAAGCCGGACTGAACAGTGGCTCGCTGATTACTGCAGAGTATGCGGCGGAACAAGGCAGGAATATTTACGCTGTGCCAGGGAATATAAATAATGTGAGCAGCTTCGGTGCCAATAAATTAATCAAGGACGGAGCTGTTCCTTTAATCGTATTTGATGATATTATAGATGAATTGGGGATCAACCGCTCAAAAAAGAAATCAATAGCAGAAATAGAACTCGGTGAAGACGAAAAAAAAATTTATGATTATATTCGTTTCAATGGTGAGTCCACAACGGACGAAGTATGCAGAAACACCGGAAGAAAGCCTTCGGAGATCAATTCCATGGTTACAATTTTGGAAATGAAAGGACTACTTCAGACCGCTCTTGGAAAAATTTTTATTGCAAAATGAAACTATTGGAAATATAATCTGTTCTTGTAAGAAGTCGTAATACAATGCGAAATGATTTCTAAACAGAAAAAATCGATAAAGGAGGCTGAAAATGGCCGATAAAAATCTGGTGATCGTAGAATCTCCATCAAAAGCAAAGACCATCGGCAAGTTTTTAGGCAGCAAATATAAAGTAGTCGCATCGGTGGGACACATCAGAGATTTGCCGAAAAGCAAGCTGGGCATCAATATAGAAAATAACTTTGAACCGGAGTACATCTCGATTCGGGGCAAAGGAGATATTATAAAGGCAATGAAAAAGGAAGCAAAGGATGCTGGCAGAGTATTCCTCGCAACTGACCCTGACCGCGAAGGTGAGGCCATTTCCTGGCACATTGCTTATTTGCTTGGAATCAATGCTGATGAACCATGCAGAATCGTGTTTAATGAAATTACAAAGGGAGCGATTCAAAATGCGGTAAAGCATCCGCGGCAGATTGATAAGAAGCTGGTGGACGCGCAGCAGGCAAGGCGTGTTTTGGATCGTCTTGTGGGCTACAAGATTAGTCCTTTGCTGTGGAGAAAAATTAGAAGAGGTCTCAGCGCCGGTAGAGTTCAATCTGCAGCTTTGAAAATTATTTGTGACAGAGAAAAATCCATACTGGACTTCGTTCCAAAGGAATTTTGGAATATTACCGCAATGCTGATGAACGAGAGCAAGGGCAAGGAAAAACAAAAGAAATTTGCTGCAAAGCTCACGGAACACAAGGGTAAGAAAATAACTGTATCCAATAAGGCAGAAGCGGATCATATTTTATCTGAGCTGGATGGAAAAGATTTTGTTATACAGAAAATAGAAGAACGGGAAAAGGTGAGAAAACCGAATCCTCCTTTTACAACAAGCAGTCTTCAGCAGGAAGCATCTACAAAGCTGAACTTCTATACCAAGAAGACCATGCTCATTGCTCAGCAGCTATATGAAGGAATCGAAATCAAAGGCCACGGAACAGTAGGTCTTGTTACCTATATCCGTACTGACTCTGTCAGAATTTCAGATGAAGCTCAGAACGCAGCAGTGGAGTATATCAAGGACAAGTATTCGGATCGTTATTTAGGAAATCATGTGTTTACCAACAAGAAAAAAGATGTGCAGGATGC
This genomic window from Clostridiales bacterium contains:
- the dprA gene encoding DNA-protecting protein DprA; the protein is MDKIKKVKVGEKDYPELLNYIGNPPEALYYQGDITLASEPLIAVVGARKASSYGKWAAYHLSEKLSEFGIGVVSGMAYGIDAYAHKGAVDYGGRTIAVLGCGVDICYPASNRALKEEILKTGLILSEYEPGVPPLPFRFPLRNRIISGLCIGTVVVEAGLNSGSLITAEYAAEQGRNIYAVPGNINNVSSFGANKLIKDGAVPLIVFDDIIDELGINRSKKKSIAEIELGEDEKKIYDYIRFNGESTTDEVCRNTGRKPSEINSMVTILEMKGLLQTALGKIFIAK
- the topA gene encoding type I DNA topoisomerase, which encodes MADKNLVIVESPSKAKTIGKFLGSKYKVVASVGHIRDLPKSKLGINIENNFEPEYISIRGKGDIIKAMKKEAKDAGRVFLATDPDREGEAISWHIAYLLGINADEPCRIVFNEITKGAIQNAVKHPRQIDKKLVDAQQARRVLDRLVGYKISPLLWRKIRRGLSAGRVQSAALKIICDREKSILDFVPKEFWNITAMLMNESKGKEKQKKFAAKLTEHKGKKITVSNKAEADHILSELDGKDFVIQKIEEREKVRKPNPPFTTSSLQQEASTKLNFYTKKTMLIAQQLYEGIEIKGHGTVGLVTYIRTDSVRISDEAQNAAVEYIKDKYSDRYLGNHVFTNKKKDVQDAHEAIRPSIVTLHPDEIKDSLTKDQYSLYRLIWSRFIASRMSSAVYDSVSAEIVNGDYTFKANGSKMKFDGYLKVYNNVMDEDEEKMLPLLKEGDKPSLLDMLSEQSFTQPPSRFSEASLVKDLEDKDIGRPSTYAPIIATLIERKYITREKKMLKPTELGFIVTDLMETYFKEIVDAGFTADMEEKLDDIEVKNTEWKTIIADFYGILEQELQVADEAIEKVNIEDELTDEICEVCGKQMAIKHGRFGEFLACSGYPECKNTKPIVSKIDVKCPDCGKDIIARKSKKGRVFYGCSGYPECNKLYWNKPVDKKCPNCSSLLTEKKTKTTNYLCSNPECGYKE